The Gemmatimonadaceae bacterium region GCGCGGTCGATCGTTCCATCCTCTCCAACCGGATGGGCACATGCACGACACGACTTTCTCCCAAGCGGCGCCGTTGGCCGCCGACACCGTGGACACCGACGCCGAACGACAGCTCGATGATCTCGAGGATCTCGATGACGACGACTGCTTCGAGGAACTCGGCGACTTGGGCATCCCGGACGAGCTCGAGCATTTGGGCGGATACAGCGAGTCCACGGCCCTCGAAGACCCACCGCCAACGTAACGCTTGGTCGCCGAGCGGCTGCCGGTAAGCAGATCGGGGATTCGCAGCATCCAATCGGTTGAAGGCGTCCTGGCCACAACCGAAAGGAGGTTCCATGCTACGTCGTGCGCTCGTCCCCGTATTCGCGACCGCGCTGCTCTCGCTGGCAGCGGCGGCACCGTCGCCGACCCGAGTCGTCAAATGGCCGCCGTGGCTCTCGATCGAGTCGCCGGTAAATCCCTGGGATCCGGCCTCGCGCGGCGTGGCGTTCTACGTCCGCACGATGCTCCGCGAGGGCGTGCCGAACGTCTCGGACATGACGGGGACCGCCTACGGTCTCGTGGACGGAAAACGCCAGACGGTCCCGCTCGAATTCGGCACGACCAACCGTCCGGGAGTCTTCTCGGTCCGCCGTTCGTGGCCGGCCGAGGGCGCATGGGTCCTGCGCGTCTCGCTGATGACCACGTCGGCGCTGCTCACGCTGGACCGCCAAGGGAACGTGGCGTCTGTCCGCATTCCGACGGAACGCGTGCACGACGACGTGTTGCCTCGCCAAGTGGCGCAGCGGGAAATCGATTCCACGCTGGCCGAGATCTCCAAACGGTGACGCGCAGATGCGCGCTACCGCCCGCCGCGTGACGACCGAATCGCCCGGAATGGCTTCGCGCTTGGACGGCGCCGTCGCTCTCGACGACGTCGTCCGTCGCGCGCAGTCGGGCGACGTTGCCGCGTTCGAGACATTGTACCGAGCGCACGCGCCCGCGATCTACCTGCTCTGTCACCGCATGACTCGCGACGAGCGCGAGGCGCGCGAGCTGACGCAGGACGCGTTCGTTCGGGCGTGGGAGCGGCTGCCGTCGTTTCGCGGTGACAGCGCCATCGGAACGTGGCTGCACCGGCTCGCGGTC contains the following coding sequences:
- a CDS encoding sigma-70 family RNA polymerase sigma factor → MRATARRVTTESPGMASRLDGAVALDDVVRRAQSGDVAAFETLYRAHAPAIYLLCHRMTRDEREARELTQDAFVRAWERLPSFRGDSAIGTWLHRLAVNVVLNRFRADRRRELTSLTDDLPAPRTAGSNLGADDRIDLDAAIGQLPNGARTVFVLHDLCGYSHDEIADMTGIAAGTARAQLWRARRALLSILAP